One stretch of Tepidibacter hydrothermalis DNA includes these proteins:
- a CDS encoding DUF6449 domain-containing protein, translated as MKSKISLFNKGVILNDLKRFSWIGVVYLLGLLLTIPMRMMMVNSEVENYGHYGANPIKRIFDFEIGETMILMGVIPVILAILLFRYMHVKKSTDMIHSLPIKRGNLYNNHIFVGTVLLILPVIVTTIACIILNSTSNYNDYYKEVLYTIDILRWGGITIILSILIFMFTVLVGMITGISAVQGVLSYIFLFLPVGLTGLVVYNMAIYIYGFSAESYLIDDLFKLSPLTIAPCVPNKDLMSFKAIIIYIIICIILYIISRVLYNKRNLEAASQSIAFKSFKPIFKYGVTFCSMLLGGFYFQASGESLHWVLFGYFIMSLIGYFIAEIIIKKSLRVFKNVKGYLIYVAVIIILLLGMKFDIIGYEKYVPQLEKVETIYFDRGFYRLTQDEENRFYNDEDNCKNIQQLHKEIINNKEKNLKSKNSNESISIAYKLKNGKEIRRRYFVQKEDYIKYLKPIYESKEYKEMHNRIFDVNDSDIEKITIRPVENSNKVTYITDKEEIRECLEILKDEINNQKYEDMIDKKAAWADIDISLVENKKDDNEDGIEDKYDNNINLRWDKSFVKFEKWLEEKDYIKNSRITSEEVAYATVEKNENPDDIHIDQYGRYINQNEKKVKRLDILDKDKIEVCLRNYENDYYRSNSNAKYIIGFYSEDKNNIVYGSFEEESAPDFIKDFFK; from the coding sequence ATGAAATCGAAAATATCATTGTTTAATAAAGGAGTTATATTAAATGATTTAAAAAGATTTTCTTGGATAGGAGTAGTTTACTTATTAGGATTATTACTTACTATACCTATGAGAATGATGATGGTAAATAGTGAAGTTGAAAATTATGGGCATTATGGTGCTAATCCAATAAAAAGAATATTTGATTTTGAAATTGGAGAGACAATGATTCTAATGGGGGTTATACCTGTTATATTAGCTATTTTATTATTTAGATATATGCATGTGAAAAAATCAACAGATATGATACATTCTCTTCCTATAAAAAGAGGAAATTTATATAATAATCATATATTTGTAGGTACAGTACTTTTAATACTACCAGTAATTGTAACTACAATTGCTTGTATTATATTAAATTCTACATCAAATTATAATGACTATTATAAAGAGGTTTTATATACAATAGATATACTTAGATGGGGTGGAATAACTATAATTTTAAGTATATTAATTTTTATGTTTACAGTTCTTGTAGGAATGATTACAGGAATATCAGCTGTTCAAGGTGTATTGAGTTACATATTTTTATTCTTACCTGTAGGGTTAACTGGTTTGGTAGTTTATAATATGGCAATATATATATATGGATTTAGTGCAGAATCTTATTTAATTGATGATTTATTTAAACTATCTCCATTAACGATAGCACCTTGTGTACCAAATAAAGATCTTATGAGTTTTAAAGCAATAATAATATATATAATAATTTGTATTATTTTATATATTATATCTAGAGTTCTGTATAATAAAAGAAATCTTGAAGCAGCATCTCAATCTATTGCTTTTAAAAGTTTTAAACCTATATTTAAATATGGAGTAACATTTTGTAGTATGTTGCTAGGTGGATTCTACTTTCAAGCATCAGGAGAGAGTCTTCATTGGGTATTATTTGGATACTTTATTATGTCTTTAATTGGATATTTTATTGCAGAGATTATTATAAAAAAATCTTTAAGAGTATTTAAAAATGTAAAAGGATATCTTATATATGTTGCAGTAATAATAATACTTTTATTAGGAATGAAGTTTGATATTATTGGATATGAAAAATATGTTCCACAATTAGAAAAAGTAGAAACTATATACTTTGATAGAGGTTTTTATAGATTAACACAAGATGAAGAAAACAGATTTTATAATGATGAAGATAATTGTAAAAACATTCAACAGCTGCATAAGGAGATTATAAATAATAAAGAGAAAAATTTAAAAAGTAAAAATTCAAATGAATCTATTTCTATTGCATATAAATTAAAAAATGGAAAAGAAATAAGAAGAAGATATTTTGTCCAAAAAGAAGATTATATTAAATATTTAAAACCTATTTATGAATCTAAAGAATATAAAGAAATGCACAATAGAATTTTTGATGTTAATGATTCGGATATTGAAAAGATAACAATTAGACCTGTGGAAAATAGTAATAAAGTAACTTATATAACTGATAAAGAAGAAATTAGAGAATGTCTAGAAATTTTAAAAGATGAAATAAATAATCAAAAATATGAAGACATGATAGATAAAAAAGCAGCGTGGGCAGATATAGATATTTCATTAGTAGAAAATAAAAAAGATGATAATGAAGATGGTATAGAAGATAAGTATGACAATAATATAAATCTGAGATGGGATAAATCTTTTGTTAAATTTGAAAAATGGTTAGAAGAAAAAGATTATATAAAAAATTCAAGAATAACTTCAGAGGAAGTGGCTTATGCGACTGTTGAAAAAAACGAAAATCCAGATGATATACATATAGATCAGTATGGTAGATATATAAATCAGAATGAAAAAAAGGTAAAAAGATTAGATATATTAGATAAAGATAAAATAGAAGTGTGCTTAAGAAACTATGAAAATGATTACTATAGATCAAATTCAAACGCAAAGTATATTATAGGGTTTTATTCAGAGGATAAAAATAATATAGTTTATGGAAGTTTCGAGGAAGAAAGTGCTCCTGATTTTATTAAAGACTTTTTTAAGTAA
- a CDS encoding DUF4097 family beta strand repeat-containing protein gives MNIKKIVTYLVIIMVICYGVGISIISFTGGFKDNFSISYKNKKTYNDLDQEKIEKIDNINQISIETSSCDVNIIPEDREDVKAHLYGNITSTFKPELETKVNGNELLIFIKRPNSYSIFNSDLKLDIFVPKNYKESIDVDSSSSNINIQNELTLNSLSIDLSSGNTKLKDLNIKNLKCEASSGSLIGENIITNNTVLDVSSGTIELNNFTGDLKGDSSSGSIEVNYNVFDNNIDLETSSGTVDIGLPDDAKFYLDAECSSGNIECDFPIVVRGKQENNTLKGTVGDDKNKIIINTSSGNVNIY, from the coding sequence ATGAACATAAAAAAAATAGTTACATACTTAGTAATTATAATGGTTATATGCTATGGGGTAGGTATTAGTATAATATCGTTTACGGGGGGATTCAAAGATAATTTTAGTATTTCATATAAAAATAAAAAAACTTATAATGATTTAGATCAAGAGAAAATTGAAAAAATAGATAATATAAATCAAATATCTATTGAAACTTCAAGTTGTGATGTTAATATAATTCCTGAAGATAGAGAAGATGTAAAAGCTCATTTATATGGAAATATTACTTCTACATTTAAGCCGGAACTTGAAACTAAAGTAAATGGGAACGAACTTTTGATATTTATAAAAAGACCAAACTCATATAGTATATTTAATTCTGACTTAAAGCTTGATATTTTTGTCCCTAAAAATTATAAAGAAAGTATAGATGTAGATTCTTCCTCTAGTAATATAAATATTCAAAATGAATTAACCTTGAATAGTCTTTCTATAGATTTAAGCTCAGGAAACACTAAGTTGAAAGATCTAAACATTAAAAATTTAAAATGTGAAGCTTCTTCAGGATCGTTAATAGGAGAAAATATAATTACAAATAATACAGTCTTAGATGTGTCTTCAGGAACTATAGAGCTAAATAATTTTACTGGTGATTTAAAAGGGGATTCATCTTCAGGTTCAATAGAAGTTAATTATAATGTATTTGATAATAATATTGATTTGGAGACTTCATCAGGAACTGTAGATATAGGGTTGCCAGATGATGCTAAATTTTATTTAGATGCTGAGTGTTCTAGTGGGAATATAGAATGTGATTTTCCTATTGTTGTAAGAGGTAAACAGGAAAACAATACTTTAAAAGGAACTGTTGGAGATGATAAGAATAAAATAATAATAAATACTTCATCAGGAAATGTAAATATATATTAA
- a CDS encoding PadR family transcriptional regulator translates to MNIQFKKGVLELCVLVLLSKNDCYGYELVEKISKYINISEGTVYPLLRRLQKEGYFTSYLKESTEGPPRKYYKITDEGKKIKNELIDEWNHFVKGVNSIINEEDLNE, encoded by the coding sequence ATGAATATTCAGTTTAAAAAAGGTGTTTTAGAGTTATGTGTTTTAGTCTTACTTAGTAAAAATGACTGTTATGGATATGAATTAGTAGAGAAGATATCAAAATATATAAATATATCTGAAGGAACAGTATATCCTCTTTTGAGAAGACTTCAAAAAGAAGGTTACTTTACAAGTTATCTTAAAGAATCAACAGAAGGACCACCTAGAAAATATTATAAAATAACAGATGAGGGTAAAAAAATAAAAAATGAATTAATAGATGAGTGGAATCATTTTGTTAAAGGAGTTAATAGTATTATAAATGAGGAGGATTTAAATGAATAA
- a CDS encoding LiaF transmembrane domain-containing protein, with protein sequence MRRWRVGNLSSGVMFIILGIVLLASLLKGLVVTEYIFKFWPVVLIILGLEIIAYVYFSKADNSKVKYDILSIFMIILVGLFSIGAYTIYSLDIMSKLSSSINRQEYSTLIEDQEINIDKDIKKVIVDYPTQYTYASLDVKEGINNKIIVSGKGTVLANSKEESQSIINNSKIKSRKVGDNLYIEFENVERAENLNPGVTWVGHTIFLPGNKNIEIQAHNQNINIDGDAVKNKWVVRNSSDVDINIDVDDSLDIFATVVNSNGLKGSVEWNKNNELQDEESGNSYTKGNVKFKEGLNKIYIIECEDVKVNTLY encoded by the coding sequence ATGCGAAGATGGAGAGTAGGAAATTTATCTTCAGGTGTGATGTTTATTATACTAGGGATAGTTTTATTAGCATCTTTATTAAAGGGGCTAGTAGTAACTGAATATATATTTAAATTTTGGCCTGTAGTTTTAATAATACTAGGACTTGAAATTATAGCTTATGTCTATTTTTCAAAAGCGGATAATTCAAAGGTAAAATACGATATATTAAGTATTTTTATGATTATATTAGTAGGACTGTTTAGTATTGGTGCATATACAATATATTCTCTTGATATAATGTCAAAGTTATCAAGTAGTATAAATAGGCAAGAATATAGTACTTTGATTGAGGATCAAGAAATAAATATAGATAAGGATATAAAAAAAGTAATAGTAGATTACCCAACACAATATACATATGCATCATTAGATGTAAAAGAAGGTATTAACAATAAAATTATAGTTTCAGGAAAAGGAACAGTTTTAGCCAATTCAAAAGAGGAATCACAAAGTATTATAAATAATTCAAAAATAAAGTCAAGAAAAGTTGGAGATAATCTATACATAGAATTTGAAAATGTGGAAAGAGCTGAAAATTTAAATCCAGGGGTTACTTGGGTAGGACATACAATATTTTTACCAGGAAATAAGAATATTGAAATACAAGCACACAACCAAAATATAAATATAGATGGAGATGCTGTAAAAAATAAATGGGTTGTAAGAAATTCTTCAGATGTAGATATAAATATAGATGTAGATGATAGTTTAGACATATTTGCAACAGTAGTAAATTCTAATGGATTAAAAGGTAGTGTAGAATGGAATAAAAACAATGAGTTACAAGATGAAGAATCTGGCAATAGTTATACAAAGGGAAATGTTAAATTTAAAGAAGGCTTAAATAAAATTTATATAATTGAATGTGAAGATGTAAAAGTAAATACTCTATATTAA
- a CDS encoding ABC transporter ATP-binding protein gives MIVAKNVSKSFEGFKALKDVSLNVEKGSVYGLVGSNGAGKTTLLKLLSGIYKQDNGEIYINDSEVYENIDIKSDIIFMPDTLYFFAQYTIKEMAKFYKRIYKNWNEERFKKLEEVFNIKTNKRISSLSKGMQRQVAFWLSLSTMPKIMILDEPVDGLDPVMRKKVKNLIIQDVAEREMTVFISSHNLRELEDICDHIAILHKGNMIIQKDLDDLKSDVHKIQVAFDEIPQDILDNTDVLYKEERGSVALLIVRGKKETIISNFEKYEPKILDVLPLTLEEIFIYEMGGIGYEIENIIV, from the coding sequence ATGATTGTAGCAAAGAATGTAAGTAAGTCTTTTGAAGGTTTTAAAGCTTTGAAAGATGTCAGTTTGAATGTAGAAAAGGGCTCGGTATACGGGTTAGTAGGTTCAAATGGAGCAGGAAAAACTACACTTTTAAAACTTTTATCAGGTATTTACAAACAAGATAATGGAGAAATATACATAAATGATAGTGAAGTATATGAAAACATAGATATCAAATCAGATATAATATTTATGCCCGACACTCTTTATTTCTTTGCTCAATATACAATAAAAGAAATGGCTAAATTCTATAAAAGAATTTATAAAAATTGGAATGAAGAGAGATTTAAAAAACTAGAAGAAGTTTTTAATATTAAAACTAACAAAAGAATTAGTAGTTTATCTAAAGGTATGCAAAGACAAGTAGCATTCTGGTTGAGTTTATCTACTATGCCAAAAATTATGATTCTAGATGAACCAGTTGACGGATTAGACCCTGTTATGAGAAAAAAAGTAAAAAATTTAATTATTCAAGATGTAGCAGAAAGAGAAATGACAGTATTTATTTCATCTCATAACTTAAGAGAACTTGAAGATATATGTGATCATATAGCAATACTTCACAAAGGAAACATGATAATTCAAAAAGATCTAGATGATTTAAAGTCAGATGTTCATAAAATACAAGTTGCTTTTGATGAAATTCCACAAGATATTTTAGACAATACAGATGTTCTTTATAAGGAAGAAAGAGGAAGTGTTGCTTTATTAATTGTTAGAGGTAAAAAAGAAACTATAATATCTAATTTTGAAAAATATGAACCAAAAATTTTAGATGTTTTACCATTAACATTAGAAGAAATATTTATTTATGAAATGGGGGGTATAGGGTATGAAATCGAAAATATCATTGTTTAA
- a CDS encoding pentapeptide repeat-containing protein codes for MIYKDKDKSNTELKADCKQCFGLCCVALYFSASEGFPANKDAGKPCINLESDFTCSIHKNLRNKGLKGCTAYDCLGAGQKVAQVTYGGHNWRQSPESSKQMFEVFLIMKQLHEMLWYLTEAFILQTDNSIKNEINSLLDKTEGLTLLDVNSLLTLDIENHRSKVNVLLKNTSELVRTKAQSKKKTHSKNKNSSYHKLDYFGADLRKVDLRGADLRGACLIAANLRGVDLSGADLIAADLRDADLSGANLTNSIFLTQSQINTAKGDSNTKLPTILLIPHYWSKTNIISYSL; via the coding sequence ATGATATATAAGGATAAAGATAAGAGTAATACAGAATTAAAAGCTGACTGCAAACAATGTTTCGGTCTATGTTGCGTAGCATTGTACTTTTCAGCTTCGGAAGGTTTTCCAGCGAATAAAGACGCGGGTAAGCCTTGCATAAACTTAGAATCAGACTTTACCTGCTCTATTCACAAAAATCTTAGAAATAAGGGACTTAAAGGTTGTACTGCTTATGACTGTCTTGGTGCTGGTCAAAAGGTAGCTCAAGTTACTTATGGAGGACATAACTGGAGACAATCTCCTGAATCTTCTAAACAAATGTTTGAGGTATTCTTAATTATGAAGCAGCTTCATGAAATGCTGTGGTATCTTACTGAAGCATTTATTCTTCAAACAGATAACAGTATCAAGAATGAGATAAATTCATTGCTAGACAAAACTGAAGGACTTACCCTTCTTGATGTTAATTCTCTATTAACACTGGATATAGAAAATCATAGAAGCAAGGTAAATGTGCTGCTTAAAAACACCAGTGAGCTGGTTCGTACTAAAGCTCAAAGTAAAAAGAAAACTCATTCAAAAAATAAAAATAGTAGCTATCATAAACTAGATTATTTTGGTGCAGACCTAAGAAAAGTTGATCTTAGAGGTGCAGATTTAAGAGGAGCATGTCTTATTGCAGCAAATCTTAGAGGAGTTGATCTGAGTGGAGCTGATCTAATTGCAGCTGATTTACGAGATGCCGATCTTAGTGGAGCCAATCTTACAAATAGTATTTTTCTTACCCAGTCGCAGATTAACACAGCTAAGGGTGATTCTAATACAAAGCTACCAACAATACTGCTTATCCCACACTATTGGTCAAAAACGAATATAATTTCCTATTCGTTATAA
- a CDS encoding GntR family transcriptional regulator yields MFELDLRSRLPIYEQLVERFKELIISEVLKVDEKLPSVRTLSKQLTINPNTIQKSYRELERQGYIYSIKGKGSFVMSSEKITNSEKLANIKKELAKNLSEAIYLGMDKVEIIDMVSETERLVKGGEGNDCSKECK; encoded by the coding sequence ATGTTTGAATTAGATTTAAGAAGCAGATTACCTATATATGAACAATTAGTAGAGAGATTTAAGGAACTTATAATTAGTGAGGTTCTAAAAGTAGATGAAAAATTACCTTCAGTGCGTACACTTTCAAAACAACTTACAATTAATCCTAATACTATTCAAAAATCATATAGAGAGTTGGAAAGACAAGGATACATATATTCTATAAAAGGGAAAGGAAGTTTTGTAATGTCATCAGAAAAAATTACAAATTCTGAGAAATTAGCAAATATAAAAAAGGAATTAGCTAAAAATTTATCTGAAGCGATTTATTTAGGAATGGATAAAGTTGAAATTATAGATATGGTTTCAGAGACTGAGCGATTGGTTAAAGGGGGAGAAGGAAATGATTGTAGCAAAGAATGTAAGTAA
- a CDS encoding HAAS signaling domain-containing protein, with product MNKKEFIDILKNQLYGLPKEDIDEILYDYEEHFSVGLGRGKLEDEISKELGDPKKIAKSYKAHIVIENAQNNPTPTNIVKAVIATIALGLFNLIFVLGPFIGLVGVLIGLFGAALGITVAGIGAFFGSIFAPVFGGNVSVNPIGAAFMGIGTTALGILFLILNIYVVKFAYKGTVKYLKYNIDIIKK from the coding sequence ATGAATAAAAAAGAGTTTATAGATATTTTAAAAAATCAACTATACGGATTACCTAAAGAAGATATAGATGAGATACTTTATGACTATGAAGAACATTTTAGCGTAGGTTTGGGAAGAGGAAAGTTAGAAGATGAAATATCAAAAGAACTAGGAGATCCTAAAAAAATAGCTAAATCATATAAGGCCCATATTGTTATTGAAAATGCACAAAATAACCCAACGCCTACTAATATAGTTAAAGCAGTTATTGCCACAATAGCTCTTGGCTTATTTAATTTAATTTTTGTGTTAGGTCCTTTTATAGGATTGGTAGGGGTATTGATAGGATTATTTGGGGCAGCTTTAGGAATAACTGTTGCTGGAATAGGAGCTTTCTTTGGTTCAATATTTGCACCTGTTTTTGGAGGTAATGTTAGCGTTAATCCTATAGGTGCTGCTTTTATGGGTATAGGAACAACTGCTTTAGGTATACTGTTTCTTATTTTGAATATCTATGTAGTAAAATTTGCATATAAAGGTACTGTTAAATATTTGAAATACAACATTGATATAATTAAAAAATAA
- a CDS encoding LytTR family DNA-binding domain-containing protein, producing the protein MNVDLKCSDNIKGIITEMLENRKIKITTESDIVIIEKGYEIENGKIGIVFELSTLNNLIHFLDSFLGQQENKKVITGKYEGGYEVISYNQISYFEGIGNDVFCIVDNKKYKVKEKLYELEEKLRDHGFIRISKSFIVNIIEIDQIQPWFNGKLLLKMKDTSLNIYVTRRYLKEFKTFLGL; encoded by the coding sequence ATGAATGTTGATTTAAAATGTTCTGATAACATAAAAGGTATTATAACAGAAATGCTTGAAAATAGAAAAATTAAAATAACAACTGAATCTGACATTGTGATTATTGAAAAAGGTTATGAAATAGAAAATGGAAAGATAGGAATTGTATTTGAATTATCCACTCTAAATAATTTAATTCATTTTCTGGATTCATTTTTAGGTCAACAGGAAAATAAAAAAGTGATTACCGGAAAATACGAAGGTGGATATGAAGTTATTAGTTATAACCAAATTAGTTATTTTGAAGGTATTGGTAATGATGTTTTTTGTATTGTTGATAATAAAAAGTATAAAGTAAAAGAAAAGCTATACGAATTAGAAGAAAAACTAAGAGATCATGGCTTTATAAGAATTAGCAAATCTTTTATCGTTAATATTATAGAAATAGATCAAATCCAGCCATGGTTTAACGGAAAATTACTATTAAAAATGAAAGATACATCCTTAAATATATATGTTACACGTAGATATTTAAAAGAATTTAAAACTTTTTTAGGATTGTAG
- a CDS encoding PAS domain-containing sensor histidine kinase: MKLEKVERIQIIVFNLINCLAVLLGLICYSYEIKLNYITVIGGVILLLVLNILSIIINLKTKAYIKEIEDKLCLFEEIVETSPNAIFVHRKLKFEYLNKKAADVFGLKNQKDAVGKPVEKFVKFNIDEIGQERYEAAKEGRHFEPVTEEIFFMENGELIDMEIFTNNMCIQGNNYALVLCRNVIEKKKILELKEKVYLEEKKLREKIQHDKIKDEFFANLSHELRTPLTIILGTIQLFENTSESFVLKQNKKFKTLKQNGYRLLRLINNLIDITKIDAGYFDINMDKYNIVSVVEDITSSVIDYVENKGLYIEFDTEVEEKIVNCHIESIDRIILNLLSNAVKFTPEGGSIFVNIFDEGENVKIVIKDTGIGIKEENINLVFDRFRQVDKSFTRNHEGSGIGLSIVKSLVEMQGGTIYLSSEYGKGSEFVITLPVEEESTNPSSNLAMEKEDYMKQKVNIEFSDIYNLKIEN; this comes from the coding sequence ATGAAATTAGAGAAAGTAGAGAGAATACAGATTATTGTATTTAATTTAATTAATTGTTTAGCTGTATTATTGGGGTTAATCTGTTATAGTTATGAAATTAAACTAAATTACATTACTGTTATAGGTGGAGTTATTTTATTGCTAGTTTTAAATATATTATCAATAATAATAAATTTAAAAACAAAAGCTTATATTAAAGAAATAGAGGACAAGCTCTGCTTGTTTGAAGAAATTGTTGAGACATCGCCAAATGCAATTTTTGTACATAGAAAATTAAAGTTTGAATATTTAAATAAAAAAGCGGCAGATGTCTTTGGACTTAAAAATCAAAAAGATGCAGTTGGAAAACCTGTAGAAAAATTTGTGAAATTCAATATTGATGAAATAGGACAAGAAAGATATGAAGCTGCTAAAGAAGGTAGACATTTTGAACCTGTTACAGAAGAAATATTCTTTATGGAAAACGGTGAATTGATCGATATGGAAATATTTACAAATAATATGTGTATACAAGGTAATAACTATGCATTGGTATTATGCAGAAATGTAATTGAAAAAAAGAAAATATTAGAGTTAAAGGAAAAAGTATATTTAGAAGAAAAAAAGTTAAGAGAAAAAATACAACATGATAAAATAAAGGATGAATTCTTTGCTAATCTATCACATGAATTAAGAACTCCTCTAACAATAATTTTAGGTACAATACAACTCTTTGAAAATACATCTGAATCATTTGTACTTAAACAGAATAAAAAATTTAAAACATTAAAACAGAATGGTTATAGATTATTGAGATTAATAAATAATTTAATAGATATTACTAAAATAGATGCAGGTTATTTTGATATAAACATGGATAAATATAATATAGTATCTGTAGTTGAAGATATTACATCATCAGTTATAGATTATGTAGAGAATAAAGGGTTATACATAGAATTTGATACAGAAGTTGAGGAAAAAATAGTGAACTGCCATATAGAGAGCATTGATAGAATTATACTTAATTTATTATCAAATGCTGTGAAGTTTACGCCAGAAGGTGGGAGTATATTTGTTAATATATTTGATGAAGGCGAAAATGTTAAGATTGTAATAAAGGATACGGGGATAGGAATAAAAGAGGAAAATATTAATTTGGTTTTTGATCGATTTAGGCAGGTAGACAAATCATTTACAAGAAATCATGAGGGCAGCGGTATAGGGCTATCTATAGTTAAATCTTTAGTAGAGATGCAAGGAGGAACAATATATTTAAGCAGTGAATATGGTAAGGGAAGTGAGTTTGTTATAACACTACCTGTTGAAGAAGAATCTACAAATCCAAGTTCGAATTTAGCAATGGAAAAAGAAGATTATATGAAACAGAAGGTTAATATAGAGTTTTCGGATATATATAATCTGAAAATAGAGAACTAA
- a CDS encoding NAD(P)H-dependent oxidoreductase yields MNIVILNGSPKSSNSVTVQSMHYLALKNKTCNFEYLNIIDSVKKGKEEILKIADKVNNSDGIIWSFPVYHMLIPAHMKEFIEKIDEYNLVDKFSNKYCVTYSTSIHYYDHTAHDYMEGICNDFDMKYLGSLSHDMKDLIKEESQKELEFFFNNFIQSIKTNELTSKRFKKTSRYNYNYKNNESEKKIKTTKRTVIVTDSIKGSNVDKMIVKYSSMIDGPIKVVNINEANFKNYCIGCCNCSTHNECIYHNTDDYRKTLDYILDNSDIIVYACEIKDRYFSSRMKLFFDRSFCYTHIPVFKGRQIAYLVSGPVNELVSLNEIMKAYSSNETNLVGIVSDECQDNNILNTQIENLVSKSIHYAEQEYIKTPMFLSVCGSKLFSDAIKSNLGTIFLADYNYYKSNNLIKNESIKEKLRNIIFRYMMNKKAFQSEVKKNMYKHMISKHKKVLEKKMNSHE; encoded by the coding sequence ATGAATATAGTCATATTAAATGGAAGCCCAAAATCATCAAATAGTGTCACCGTACAATCAATGCATTATTTAGCTTTAAAAAACAAGACATGTAACTTTGAATACTTAAATATTATAGATTCTGTAAAAAAGGGGAAAGAAGAAATACTAAAAATAGCTGACAAAGTAAATAATTCAGACGGTATTATTTGGAGTTTTCCTGTTTACCATATGCTTATACCAGCTCATATGAAGGAGTTTATTGAAAAAATTGATGAGTATAATCTAGTAGATAAATTTTCTAATAAATATTGTGTTACCTATTCTACCTCTATTCATTATTATGATCACACTGCTCATGATTATATGGAAGGTATTTGTAACGATTTTGATATGAAGTACTTAGGAAGTTTATCTCACGATATGAAGGATCTTATAAAGGAAGAATCTCAAAAAGAACTGGAATTTTTCTTTAATAATTTTATACAGTCTATAAAAACAAACGAACTCACGTCAAAAAGATTTAAGAAAACATCAAGATATAACTATAATTATAAGAATAATGAATCTGAAAAAAAGATTAAAACTACTAAAAGAACTGTAATTGTAACTGATTCAATAAAGGGTTCGAATGTAGATAAAATGATTGTTAAGTATTCAAGTATGATAGATGGCCCTATTAAAGTTGTAAACATCAATGAAGCCAATTTTAAAAATTACTGTATCGGATGTTGCAATTGTAGTACACATAATGAATGTATCTACCATAATACAGATGATTATAGAAAAACGTTAGATTATATATTAGATAACTCAGATATTATTGTGTATGCTTGTGAAATCAAAGATCGCTATTTTTCATCAAGAATGAAACTATTCTTTGATAGAAGCTTTTGTTATACACACATTCCAGTATTTAAAGGTCGTCAAATTGCATATCTTGTTTCAGGACCAGTTAATGAATTAGTATCACTTAATGAGATTATGAAGGCTTATAGTAGTAATGAAACTAATTTAGTTGGAATAGTTTCAGATGAATGCCAAGATAATAATATTTTAAATACTCAAATTGAAAATCTAGTAAGCAAAAGCATTCATTATGCTGAACAGGAGTATATAAAGACACCAATGTTTTTATCAGTGTGTGGATCTAAATTATTTAGTGATGCAATCAAATCAAATTTAGGTACTATTTTTTTAGCTGACTACAATTACTATAAATCAAATAATTTGATAAAAAATGAATCTATAAAAGAAAAATTAAGAAATATTATATTTAGATATATGATGAACAAAAAAGCTTTTCAATCAGAAGTTAAAAAAAATATGTATAAGCATATGATTTCAAAACATAAAAAAGTACTTGAAAAAAAGATGAATAGTCATGAGTAA